A stretch of DNA from Tsuneonella amylolytica:
AGCCCGGGCCCGCAGGACAGCTTCTACCTGTTCGAGAAGTTTGTGGGGATGCTGGAGAAACCGGAATGATACGATTCCTAGGGATTTTTCTGCACCCCTTCGCGCTGACGTTGCTTCTTGCCGGGTGCGGGGAAGACCGCCCCGTATTGTCTATGGAGGCTCTTGTCAGCGCAGCTCGGCAATGCGGCGCAGCTGAACTGGAATTCGTACGGCCGGCAAAGGATCGGGAACTACCGTCATTCAGTTATCTCGATGCCGGACCGATGCCGCAGGGTAAGCCGACTCCGACCTCGGAATGCATGGCAAAGGCGCTGGAGGGGTATCGCTTCCAATCCATGACGATCCGATTGTCAAATGACAGGACTCCCAATCCCTAATGCCCAAACGCACTGACATCTCCTCGATCCTCGTCATAGGCGCGGGGCCCATCGTTATCGGGCAGGCGTGCGAGTTCGATTATTCGGGCACGCAGGCGATCAAGGCGTTGAAGGAGGAGGGGTACCGGGTGATCCTGGTCAACTCCAACCCCGCCACCATCATGACCGATCCCGAGTTCGCCGACGCGACTTACGTCGAGCCGATCACGCCCGCGATCGTCGCGAAGATCATCGAGAAAGAGCGGCCCGACGCGCTGCTGCCGACGATGGGCGGGCAGACCGCGCTCAACACCGCGCTGGCGCTGTTCAACGACGGCACGCTCGACCGGCTCGGCGTGCAGATGATCGGCGCCGATGCCGATGCGATCGACAAGGCCGAGAACCGCCAGCGGTTCCGCGAGGCGATGGACAAGATCGGCCTCGAATCTGCGCGCAGCGGTGTTGCCAACACCGTCGCCGAAGCCTTTGAAGTTTTGGAAAGAACCGGTCTGCCCTCGATCATCCGCCCGAGCTTCACGCTGGGCGGCACCGGCGGCGGCATCGCCTACAACCGCGCCGAGTTCGAGAAAATCGTCCGCGAAGGTCTCGACGCCAGCCCGACCACCGAAGTCCTCATCGAGGAATCGCTGCTCGGCTGGAAGGAATACGAGATGGAAGTCGTCCGCGACCGGAACGACAACGCCATCATCATCTGCTCGATCGAAAACGTCGACCCGATGGGCGTCCACACCGGCGATTCCATCACCGTCGCCCCGGCGCTGACGCTGACCGACAAGGAATATCAGATCATGCGCTCGGCGAGCATCGCCGTGCTGCGCGAAATCGGCGTAGAAACAGGGGGGTCGAACGTGCAGTTCGCAGTCGACCCAAAAACCGGGCGGCTTATCGTCATCGAAATGAACCCGCGCGTGTCGCGATCCTCGGCACTTGCCTCCAAGGCCACCGGTTTCCCCATCGCGCGCGTCGCGGCGAAGCTCGCGGTCGGCTACACGCTCGACGAGATCGAGAACGAGATCACCGGCGCCACCCCGGCCAGCTTCGAGCCGACGATCGACTACGTGGTCACCAAAATCCCGCGTTTCGCGTTCGAAAAGTTCAAGGGCGCGAAGAACGAACTCGCCACCGCGATGAAGTCGGTCGGCGAGGTCATGGCGATCGGCCGTAACTTCCAGGAATCGATGCAGAAGGCGCTGCGCGGGTTGGAAACCGGGCTCGACGGTTTCAACCGCGTCGTCGAACTGGAAGGCAAGCCGCGCGAGGAAATCACCGCTTCGCTCAGCAAGCGGACCCCCGACCGCATCCTCAAGGTCGGCCAGGCTTTTCGCGAGGGCATGTCGGTCGCCGACATCGCCGGGATCACCGGATACGATCCATGGTTCCTGCGCCAGATCGAAGAAATCATCGCCTGCGAGAAGGTGGTGATGGAGCGCGGGTTGCCGAGCGACGCGCCGCAGCTGCGCCGCCTGAAGCGCATGGGCTTTTCCGACAAGCGCCTGGCCACGCTGGCGGTGCGTTCGGTCGGGGTCGCGGGCGGCCTCGGCGAAACGCAGGCGCGCCGCAGCGGGCTGCTTCACGACGCGATGCGTGCGATGGCCGGCGCCACGAGCGAAGAGGAAGTCCGCGCGCTCCGCCGCAAGCTGGGCGTCCACCCCGTCTTCAAGCGCATCGACAGCTGCGCCGCCGAATTCGAGGCGGTGACGCCCTACATGTACTCGACCTACGAAGCGCCGAGCTTCGGCGAACCGGAGGACGAAGCGCAGCCCAGCGATCGCCGGAAGATCGTCATCCTCGGCGGCGGGCCCAACCGGATCGGGCAAGGTATCGAGTTCGATTACTGCTGCGTCCACGCCTGCTTCGCGCTCAGCGAAGCCGGCTTCGAGACCATCATGGTCAACTGCAACCCGGAAACGGTCAGCACCGACTACGACACCAGCGATCGGCTCTATTTCGAACCGCTGACGGCGGAGGACGTGCTGGAGATCCTGCGCGTCGAACAGCAGGCCGGCGAACTCGTCGGCGTAATCGTCCAGTTCGGCGGCCAGACCCCTCTCAAACTCGCGCAGGCGCTGGAGGACGAGGGCATCCCGATACTCGGCACGAGCCCCGACGCGATCGACCTTGCCGAAGATCGCGAACGCTTCGCCAAGCTGGTGAGCAAGCTCGACCTCAAGCAGCCGAGGAACGGCATCGCCCGCAGCCGCGACGAGGCCGCCGCGTGGGCCAACCGCATCGGCTATCCGGTCCTGCTGCGCCCCAGCTACGTGCTGGGCGGACGGGCGATGGAGATCGTCGATAGCGAAGCTCAGCTCGACGATTACATCGCCACCGCGGTGCAGGTCAGCGGCGACAGCCCGGTGCTCGTCGACCAGTATCTGCGCGACGCGATCGAATGCGACGTCGACGCGCTGTGCGACGGCACCGAGGTGCGCATCGCGGGCGTGATGCAGCACATCGAGGAAGCCGGCGTCCATTCGGGCGACAGCGCCTGCACCCTGCCGCCGTATTCCCTCTCGCCCGAGATCGTGGCCGAGATGGAGCGCCAGGCCGAAGCGTTGGCGCTCGCCTTGGGCGTCAAGGGCCTGATGAACATCCAGTTCGCGGTGAAGGATGGCGAGGTCTATCTCATCGAGGTGAACCCGCGCGCCAGCCGGACGGTGCCCTTCGTCGCCAAGGCGATCGGCCAACCGGTCGCCAAGATCGCCGCACGCGTCATGGCGGGTGAGCCGCTTTCGAAGTTCCCACCATTCAGGCGCGAATTCGACTACATGGCGGTGAAGGAGGCGGTGTTCCCCTTCGTCAAGTTCCCCGGTGCCGATCCGGTCCTCAGCCCGGAGATGAAGTCCACCGGCGAAGTCATGGGAATCGACCGCGACTTTCCCACTGCCTTCCTCAAGAGCCAGCTTGGCGCGTCGAGCGCCTTGCCCGAAATGGGCGTCCTGTTCGTCAGCGTGAAGGACAGCGACAAGCCGGTGATCGTGCCCGCCGTGAAGGCGCTGCTCGATTACGGGTTCTCGGTAATCGCCACCGGCGGCACACAGAGGTACCTCGTCGACCAGGGGCTGGACGTCGCCCGCGTGAAAAAGGTGGCCGAAGGCCAGCCACACATCGTCGACCGTATCGTAGACCGCGAAATCGCCCTGATTTTCAACACCACCGAGGGTTGGCAATCGCTGGAGGACAGCAAGTCGATCCGCGCCGGCGCTCTCGAGGCACGCATTCCGTACTACACGACCGCAGCCGCCAGCCTTGCAGCCGCCCGTGCCATAACCGAGGTTTCGGCGAGCCAGCTTGAAGTCAGGCCCCTGCAGGACTATTATAGCGCCTGACAGACACGCGCATTTCCCGACATCGTGATCCGTGTTCGTCGTCCCCGGGGGCGGCGGGGGGTCGAATTGTCGCCGATTGCATACGACGAGAAAGAAGAACGGGATGGCTACGATGGAAAAGGTGCCGATGCTGGCCGAGGGCTACGAGCGGATTACCGCCGACCTCAAGGTCCTGCGCGCCGAACGCCCCAAGGTCGTCGACGCGATCGAGGAAGCGCGCGCACACGGCGATCTGTCGGAAAACGCCGAATACCATGCCGCGAAGGAACGTCAGGGCCAGATCGAGGCGCAGATCGCCGATCTGGAAGATCGCATCAGCCGCGCGCAAATCATCGACCCCGCATCGCTGTCGGGCGACCGCATCGTGTTCGGCGCGACGGTGACCCTGCTCGACGAGGACGACAAGCCGGTGAAGTATCAGATCGTCGGCCAGACCGAAGCCGACGCGAAGCAAGGGCGCATCAGCTACAATTCGCCGCTCGGCCGCGCGCTGATCACCAAGAAGGTCGGTGACGAGATCGAAGTGACCGTGCCGTCCGGCGACAAGTTCTACCTGGTCGAGAAAATCGAGTTCATCTGACGGGGGCCGGACTGCGGGGCAGAGGATCAGTTCCCCTGCGCGCCCGGATCGAGCAGCTTGTGCAGGTGGACGATAACGTACTTCATCTCCGCATCGTCGACCGTGCGCTGCGCGGCGCTGCGCCACGCGTCGAGCGCGCTCGGGTAGTCGGGGAATACGCCGACTAGGTCGAGCGCTTTCAAGTCGGCGAACTGAAGCGTTTGCGGATCGGTTACGCGCCCGCCCATCACCAGATGGGGAAGCTGCTTCTTCTCGGTCATTTTTCGTGTCCTTGGGGAGGAAATCGGCGCGGCCCATAAAGAAGGCGGCGCCGCAGGCCAACCCCGCTGCGCCGCCTTTTTTAACGTCCGGTGCTTTATCGACCGGGCAACCCGCTCAGTGCGTGACGCGATTCTTGAGGTCGCGAATGGTCCGGCCGGCCTTCTTCCCGGTATCGCGGGTCAATGCGCGAGCGCTGTCGGCAACGGCACCGGCAAAGTAACCGGTTTCGCGGCGAAGACCGCGCGAACCGTCGGCCACGCTGTCGCCGAGATCGCCAAGGCGATCCTTACCGGAACGCGCGACGTCCTCAGCGCCAGCCAACAGTTCGCTTCCGTACTTCACAGCAAGATCCGCAAGGGCGCCGGCGAGAACCGCACTGCGGGCCGAAGCCTTCTTGCGCATCCGACGGCCCGGCCCGGGCACGACGGCCGCGACGAGAACGCCCAGCGCCACGCCGCCGAGTACGGTTGCGATCGGGTGTTCTTTCACGAACGCGGTGGCTTGATCGCCAGCGTCGCGCGCATAGTCGGTAAAGGAGCGTTCTTCGTTGCGAGCCTGTGCGGCCGCGACCTTCTCCTGCAGTTCGGCGCGTTTCTCTTCATTCGTCATTTTGCTTATCCTTAAATATCGTCGTCCGACCAACGGTCACCTTCGTCGTCCTGTTCCGCTTCTTCGTCGCTCATGCCGACCATGCGGCCGAGCGGATGGCGCGCGAACCAGATGACGATTGCGGCGATCAGCGTGGCCAATACTCCCTTGTGATCCTCGGCCACTTCGACGGCTTCCTCGAAGACGTCCGCTGCGCCCTCACTGAAGCGGCCGAAGATGCGACTGGATATGGACCGCCCTGACAGGCTCGTTCGAAGATGGGCCATATCGGCGTCCACGAGAGCGCGCGCGGCGTTTCGCAGCGCGCGATCCTCACGAAGCTGCATTTCGAGATCGACGGTCACGCCTTCGTCTCCCGAAATGCGGCCGCGAGTGCGGCGAACCTTCGTTTCGCCGAAAGCGCGAGCGCGATCCCGCCGATAGCGAGCAGACCGACCACGATGATGGTCGCAAGCCACGGGCCGACGACGGGAGTAAGGGCGATTACCAGCCCAACGACCAAGGCAACGAGAGCCAAGTGAAGCAACGCCAGAGCGCCGATGCCGTAGACTATGCCAGACTTGCCCCGGTCCGCCGCGAAGGCGACCCGGGTCTTCTGGTACTGGATCTCGCTCTGGATGTATGTCTTGCCGTCGTCGAACAGAGCGAAGACATCGTCGGTCAGGGACCGGTCTTCGGGCACGACTTCGTCCGCCACCGCATCGGCGATGGCGGACGAATCGAGATTGGGATCATGCGTATTCAAGTGCGACCCTCCCGGTCAGGAGAAAATCAGTCGTTCGAACCGCGGAACAGACGTGCAAGCATGAAACCGCCGACCGCCGCGATGCCGACCGCGAGGCCGGGGCTCTTGCGGACGAACTCGGCCGCGTCCTCGCCGATTTCCTCGACGGTCTTGGCGTCGAGCCGTGCGGACGTTTCCTGCAGGCTGCGCGACGCCGAACGAGCGTAGTCGCCATACTTTGCGCCGAGCTTCTCGTCGACGGTGGGCGCGGTGTCGAAGATCGCGCGGCCGAGCGCGGCGATACCTTCGGCGAGCTTGCCCTTGCCATCGACCGCGAGTTCGCCGGCCTTGCCCTTGGCCTGGCCGCCGTAGTCCTTCGCCTGCGCGACCCAGTCCTCACCTTGGGTGCGAGCCTGGCTCTTGTAGGCAGCAGCGCGTTCGCCCGCCTCGGTCTTGAGAGCGGCGGCGCCGGCCTTGGCTTCTTCGAGCGCGGCATTGAACCGGCTCTTCGCCTCGGCGGTGTTCGCACTGCCAGCTGCGGAAGTCGCGGTGTCCGCGGTCGTCGCGGCCGTGGAGGCGAAGCCGTCGGTGGCGGGGGTGGTGGTGGTCGCCGTGGTCGCGCTGGTCGACGAGGTCGTCGGAGTGGTGGAATTGATGGGATCGGCCATGAGTGGTGTCCTTCTTGCCCTCAGGTATCGTAACGGGTCGTCCGATCTCGGACGGGGTCGATGTTGCAACGCAACTTGCGCGGCATTGTTCCGCCGCTTACGGGCCGGCGAACTCCCGTCACGGGAGTGCACCAGCTACCCAGCAAGCCAGATACCGGAGCACCTCCCATGACCGCGATCATTGACATCCACGGCCGCGAAATTCTCGACAGCCGCGGCAATCCGACGGTCGAAGTCGACGTTCTGCTCGAGGACGGCAGTTTCGGGCGGGCCGCGGTGCCGAGCGGCGCAAGCACTGGTGCTCACGAGGCGGTCGAACTGCGTGACGGCGATGCAGGCCGCTATCTGGGAAAGGGCGTGACGAAGGCGGTCGACGCGGTGAACGGCGAAATGCGCGACCTGTTGGTCGGCTTCGATGCCGAGGACCAGCGCGACATCGACATCGCGATGATCGATCTCGACGGCACGGAGAACAAGAGCCGCATCGGCGCGAATGCGATCCTGGGCGCCAGCCTAGCGGTGGCGAAGGCCGCTGCGGATGCGCGTGGGCTTCCACTGTACAGCTATGTGGGCGGGGTCGCGTCGCACGTACTGCCGGTGCCGATGATGAATATCGTCAACGGCGGCGAGCATGCCGACAATCCGATCGACGTGCAGGAGTTCATGATCATGCCCGTCGGCGCCAACAGCCTGGCTGAGGCGGTGCGGTGGGGCGCGGAGGTATTCCACACGCTGAAGAAGGCGCTTCACCAGAAAGGTCTGGCGACCGCGGTGGGCGACGAGGGCGGGTTCGCGCCCAACTTGTCGAGCACGCGTGCAGCACTCGACTTCGTGATGGGCTCGATCGAACAGGCCGGTTTTCGCGCCGGCAAGGACATCGTCCTCGCTCTCGATTGCGCGGCGACCGAGTATTTCCGGGACGGCAAGTATGAAATGACGGGAGAGGGCATCTCGCTTTCGCCCGAAGAAAACGCGGCGTGGCTCGCCGATCTGTGCGACGCCTATCCGATCCGCTCGATCGAAGACGGGATGGGCGAGGACGATTTCGAAGGCTGGAAGGCGCTGACCGAACGGATCGGCAATCGCGTACAGCTTGTCGGTGACGACCTGTTCGTCACCAATCCCGAACGCCTGGCAATGGGCATAGGACGCGGGCTCGCCAATTCGCTTCTGGTAAAGGTCAATCAGATCGGCACTCTCACCGAAACGTTGGAGGCAGTCAGCGTCGCGCAGCGCGCCGGCTATACCGCGGTGATGAGCCATCGCTCCGGCGAAACCGAAGATGCGACGATCGCCGACCTCGCTGTCGCGACGAATTGCGGACAGATCAAGACCGGCAGCCTTGCCCGCAGCGACCGGCTGGCCAAGTACAATCAGCTCATCCGCATCGAGGAAGAGCTTGGGCCCAGCGCGCATTACGCAGGCCGGGGGTGCTTCGGCCGGCTTGCCGGCTAAAGCTCGCGCATCCCGACCACCTGCGCGAGATAGGTTTCCATCAGTTCGATCGCGCGCGGCGTAAGCGACACCAGCATGCGGCGACGGTCGGTCGGGTCGGCGAGGCGGACCACCAGGCCCTGTCGCTCCAACTGGCCGAGCCAACGCAGCGCCGTCGTCACCGGCACGGCGGATGCTGCACAGGCAGCCGTAACCGACACCTGCTTCCGGTCGTGCGATGCACGATACAGGTCGAGCAGGAGATCCCACGCGGGTTCGCCGAAGGTGCCGTCCGCCCCGAACAGATCGTCGCGCAACCGACGGTTGCGATAGATCGCGCGCGCTGTCGCCAGCAGAGCCTCTCGATCGGCAGGTAGGTCGGGTACCATCGATGCGTTCATCGACGGCTGGCGCAATAGCGGCGCCCCTCGTCGATCAGCATCGCAACCCGACAATACGACGCATCTCGCTCCCCCGACCCTTTTTATCTTCTTTCGGTCGCGCTGTTATTCCATGTATTTTGTGTTTTTGGGAAGCCCGTAAGCCGATGTTCAGTCCACTTCGGACCCGATTCAGTTCGTTGCGCAACCGATGGATCGCGCCGACGACGGGTTGTTCGTCTACCCAGAACGAACAGAGAGCTTCCTCACGTTATTCCATCTTCGCCGTCATGGTTTGCCAAAAGCAGTGGCCGCGCAGGTATTGGTCGGTCGAAAAGGACCGGTAATCGCCTAATTCTCCTCCGCCTCCACTTCGTGCTCGATTTTCTCGGCCACGGGTTCGAGGCGATCCATCACCTTCTTGTTCTTCGGGCTGAAAAGATACTGCCACACGCCCCACGCATTGATGAGCAGCAGAATTGCGTTCATCGCGGCGATCGGCATGGCGCCTCCGGTCAAACCTGCGACGATCCACACAACCGCGACTATGCAAAACAGGACGAAGCCCCACCCGGTAATCCGCCGCCCTTTGTCCATCGCGACGAGCAGCGCGGCGATCATCGTGCCCACTGCGGCAATCCATTCCAGCGGTCCGTCCACAGGCGATCCTTTTCCAAAGCGTCGATTGTCATAAGCGTCGCTGCGGCCTACCGTTCCGCTTGAGAGAGGATCGGCTTGGGCGTATTTCCATCGCGACCGGCGGACGTATCGGCCGAATGGCTGACCCAGCACCTGCGTGACGCAGGCGCGCTCGACAGCGGGCGTGTCGTATCTGTTAGCTGGCAGGCCATAGGGACGGGGCAGGTCGGCGACAGCGCGCGCTTCGCGCTCGAATACGAGGGCGGAGAGGGGCCGGGGACGATCGCAGGCAAGTTTCCCGCGGCCGATCCGATGAGCCGCGGCACCGCCGCGGCTTTCGGCCTCTACGCAAAGGAAGTCGGCTTCTACCGCGAACTCGCGGCGGTTCTCGACGTGCGCGTGCCCCGCACCTATGCCGCCGAAGTCAGTGACGATGGCGCCGATTTCGTTCTTCTATTCGAGGATCTCGGCCCTTGCCGGCAAGGCGATCAGCTTTCGAGTTGCTCGGCGGACGATGCCCGCCATGCCGTGCGCCAGGCCGCCGCGCTCCATGCGCCGAGCTGGAACCGGTCGGAAATCATCGATCGAGACTGGCTGGCGATGAAACCGGAGTCGGTGGCGCAAGTCATGACGATGTACCCCCAGGCTCACGCGATCTTTGCAGAGAGGTATGCCGACACGCTCGACCCCGAACTCATGGCGGTTTGCCACGATCTCAACGACGCGCGCGAGCTGTGGTTCGGGCGGGAAGGGGGCGACCGCTGCCTGATCCACGGCGACTTCCGGCTCGACAATATGCTGTTCGACATTCGCGGCGGGGCCGAAGCCATTGCAATTCTCGACTGGCAGACAGTCGCAACGGGCGGCGGCCTCACCGATCTCGGCTATTTCCTGGGATGCGGCATCGGCGACGCGCTTCGG
This window harbors:
- the carB gene encoding carbamoyl-phosphate synthase large subunit; translation: MPKRTDISSILVIGAGPIVIGQACEFDYSGTQAIKALKEEGYRVILVNSNPATIMTDPEFADATYVEPITPAIVAKIIEKERPDALLPTMGGQTALNTALALFNDGTLDRLGVQMIGADADAIDKAENRQRFREAMDKIGLESARSGVANTVAEAFEVLERTGLPSIIRPSFTLGGTGGGIAYNRAEFEKIVREGLDASPTTEVLIEESLLGWKEYEMEVVRDRNDNAIIICSIENVDPMGVHTGDSITVAPALTLTDKEYQIMRSASIAVLREIGVETGGSNVQFAVDPKTGRLIVIEMNPRVSRSSALASKATGFPIARVAAKLAVGYTLDEIENEITGATPASFEPTIDYVVTKIPRFAFEKFKGAKNELATAMKSVGEVMAIGRNFQESMQKALRGLETGLDGFNRVVELEGKPREEITASLSKRTPDRILKVGQAFREGMSVADIAGITGYDPWFLRQIEEIIACEKVVMERGLPSDAPQLRRLKRMGFSDKRLATLAVRSVGVAGGLGETQARRSGLLHDAMRAMAGATSEEEVRALRRKLGVHPVFKRIDSCAAEFEAVTPYMYSTYEAPSFGEPEDEAQPSDRRKIVILGGGPNRIGQGIEFDYCCVHACFALSEAGFETIMVNCNPETVSTDYDTSDRLYFEPLTAEDVLEILRVEQQAGELVGVIVQFGGQTPLKLAQALEDEGIPILGTSPDAIDLAEDRERFAKLVSKLDLKQPRNGIARSRDEAAAWANRIGYPVLLRPSYVLGGRAMEIVDSEAQLDDYIATAVQVSGDSPVLVDQYLRDAIECDVDALCDGTEVRIAGVMQHIEEAGVHSGDSACTLPPYSLSPEIVAEMERQAEALALALGVKGLMNIQFAVKDGEVYLIEVNPRASRTVPFVAKAIGQPVAKIAARVMAGEPLSKFPPFRREFDYMAVKEAVFPFVKFPGADPVLSPEMKSTGEVMGIDRDFPTAFLKSQLGASSALPEMGVLFVSVKDSDKPVIVPAVKALLDYGFSVIATGGTQRYLVDQGLDVARVKKVAEGQPHIVDRIVDREIALIFNTTEGWQSLEDSKSIRAGALEARIPYYTTAAASLAAARAITEVSASQLEVRPLQDYYSA
- the greA gene encoding transcription elongation factor GreA, yielding MATMEKVPMLAEGYERITADLKVLRAERPKVVDAIEEARAHGDLSENAEYHAAKERQGQIEAQIADLEDRISRAQIIDPASLSGDRIVFGATVTLLDEDDKPVKYQIVGQTEADAKQGRISYNSPLGRALITKKVGDEIEVTVPSGDKFYLVEKIEFI
- a CDS encoding DUF4170 domain-containing protein; this translates as MTEKKQLPHLVMGGRVTDPQTLQFADLKALDLVGVFPDYPSALDAWRSAAQRTVDDAEMKYVIVHLHKLLDPGAQGN
- a CDS encoding phage holin family protein — translated: MNTHDPNLDSSAIADAVADEVVPEDRSLTDDVFALFDDGKTYIQSEIQYQKTRVAFAADRGKSGIVYGIGALALLHLALVALVVGLVIALTPVVGPWLATIIVVGLLAIGGIALALSAKRRFAALAAAFRETKA
- the eno gene encoding phosphopyruvate hydratase, whose amino-acid sequence is MTAIIDIHGREILDSRGNPTVEVDVLLEDGSFGRAAVPSGASTGAHEAVELRDGDAGRYLGKGVTKAVDAVNGEMRDLLVGFDAEDQRDIDIAMIDLDGTENKSRIGANAILGASLAVAKAAADARGLPLYSYVGGVASHVLPVPMMNIVNGGEHADNPIDVQEFMIMPVGANSLAEAVRWGAEVFHTLKKALHQKGLATAVGDEGGFAPNLSSTRAALDFVMGSIEQAGFRAGKDIVLALDCAATEYFRDGKYEMTGEGISLSPEENAAWLADLCDAYPIRSIEDGMGEDDFEGWKALTERIGNRVQLVGDDLFVTNPERLAMGIGRGLANSLLVKVNQIGTLTETLEAVSVAQRAGYTAVMSHRSGETEDATIADLAVATNCGQIKTGSLARSDRLAKYNQLIRIEEELGPSAHYAGRGCFGRLAG
- a CDS encoding winged helix DNA-binding protein, with product MNASMVPDLPADREALLATARAIYRNRRLRDDLFGADGTFGEPAWDLLLDLYRASHDRKQVSVTAACAASAVPVTTALRWLGQLERQGLVVRLADPTDRRRMLVSLTPRAIELMETYLAQVVGMREL
- a CDS encoding phosphotransferase family protein translates to MGVFPSRPADVSAEWLTQHLRDAGALDSGRVVSVSWQAIGTGQVGDSARFALEYEGGEGPGTIAGKFPAADPMSRGTAAAFGLYAKEVGFYRELAAVLDVRVPRTYAAEVSDDGADFVLLFEDLGPCRQGDQLSSCSADDARHAVRQAAALHAPSWNRSEIIDRDWLAMKPESVAQVMTMYPQAHAIFAERYADTLDPELMAVCHDLNDARELWFGREGGDRCLIHGDFRLDNMLFDIRGGAEAIAILDWQTVATGGGLTDLGYFLGCGIGDALRREIEGELIDLYCAEMSARGVSITRDQVIDGYRLGALHGVSTAVFSAAFVERTERGDANFLSMARGACALARAHGSIDLLTGKGGA